A section of the Aminiphilus circumscriptus DSM 16581 genome encodes:
- a CDS encoding L-2-amino-thiazoline-4-carboxylic acid hydrolase: MRENSEVLRKSVDDMARALAHFHGIFVQESVAVLGESEGKKLVERVVARFGEERGRRIREEVLRHVRELTHETLAEHYDLPLHFAWKAIKRENGSDITYCPMCEEWKEKGMVEEGELYCAIDFAIARGFSENLTFSRSATLMQGDSCCCHRYGETPSSAGCGS; encoded by the coding sequence ATGAGAGAGAATTCCGAAGTGTTGCGAAAAAGCGTGGACGATATGGCCCGGGCACTGGCGCACTTCCACGGAATTTTTGTGCAGGAAAGTGTGGCCGTTTTGGGCGAGAGCGAGGGGAAAAAGCTGGTGGAGCGTGTCGTCGCCCGTTTCGGCGAGGAGCGGGGAAGGCGCATTCGCGAGGAGGTGCTGCGGCACGTCAGGGAACTCACGCACGAGACCCTGGCCGAACACTACGACCTTCCGCTGCATTTCGCCTGGAAGGCGATAAAGCGGGAGAACGGAAGCGACATCACCTACTGCCCGATGTGCGAGGAATGGAAGGAAAAAGGCATGGTGGAGGAAGGCGAACTCTATTGTGCCATCGATTTCGCCATCGCCAGGGGTTTCTCCGAAAACCTGACCTTCTCCCGTTCCGCGACGCTGATGCAGGGCGATTCCTGCTGTTGTCACCGGTACGGGGAAACTCCGTCGTCTGCGGGGTGCGGCTCATGA
- a CDS encoding FAD-dependent oxidoreductase — protein MHKRGMCFSAATRRRLVLAVLLMAALFGTVTAEASATAERDYDVIVVGAGAGGTAAALQAARSGARVALLEETNVVGGQMTAAAVSTMDDMYANWSGIYEEFLAKVKAHYDALGKSTGTCYWVPFTIAFEPSVGETALLSLVEETRSGAALRDRTPRTLDLFLRSSVVQVLKDRRDTTVTGVLANLDGTPTLLRCKVLVDATEYGDVLPLAGAAYRAGNAETPFLDLDARIQDITWVAVMKAYPRGIPEHLRMSTPPPGYEERVELFRSYLTRDGNRFWGYPVKLPVNFHSHNAYRGLPDSSAPGNADASSAYSWLLLSKTGVNWCNDYPGKPGYEGRSGLPVRYLEDKEFRRETNARALLKTLQFLYYVQTELGMPWSVADDEFDSPANLEIVRGIVPEAYAPLVRRFPPMPYVRESRRLVGLETLTSAELRRNSESYLAGGPGFEQPTSLAVGRYILDLHGSSETEALEARFGETAESTVENKPRGPFQVPFEIFIPEKVDGLVAAEKNLSMTRLTSGALRLQPICMFTGQAAGAIAAAAVRGGIPPRDVNPLLVQRSLLEAGSVLALLRYSDVPRSHPYWAAVQLATIRELLEPRAYPTAPAPRLDDLNTLLATAKKGRLQGIFGVDEPIAPAEAIRLLARVAALGERAPQPFRPVTSSRFVTRGEFACALAELFDLSADTPEVPTPLYGDVPSGSRLDRALRGLDALGALAGVEGGTAFRPEMPLSRGLAVDLVYRVLGAEALWYENERNEGPER, from the coding sequence ATGCACAAGAGAGGAATGTGCTTTTCCGCTGCGACGAGGAGACGCCTCGTCCTTGCGGTTTTGCTGATGGCTGCACTGTTCGGCACTGTCACGGCGGAAGCCTCCGCTACGGCGGAGCGCGATTACGACGTGATCGTGGTGGGGGCCGGTGCGGGCGGTACGGCGGCGGCGCTCCAGGCGGCCCGGAGCGGTGCCCGGGTGGCGCTTCTGGAGGAGACGAACGTCGTCGGAGGCCAGATGACCGCGGCGGCGGTGTCCACCATGGACGACATGTACGCCAACTGGTCCGGCATCTACGAGGAGTTCCTCGCCAAGGTGAAAGCCCACTACGACGCGCTTGGCAAATCCACCGGCACCTGCTATTGGGTTCCCTTCACCATCGCCTTCGAGCCCTCGGTGGGGGAGACGGCGCTCCTGTCGCTCGTCGAGGAGACCCGCAGCGGCGCGGCCCTTCGGGACCGCACGCCCCGCACGCTCGACCTGTTCCTGCGCTCTTCGGTGGTCCAGGTCCTCAAGGACAGGCGAGACACCACCGTCACGGGAGTGCTCGCAAACCTGGACGGAACGCCGACGCTCCTCCGCTGCAAGGTCCTGGTGGACGCCACGGAATACGGAGACGTGCTGCCCCTAGCGGGGGCCGCCTACCGGGCGGGCAACGCGGAGACGCCTTTCCTCGATCTCGACGCCCGGATTCAGGACATCACCTGGGTGGCGGTGATGAAGGCCTATCCCAGGGGCATTCCGGAGCACCTGCGGATGTCCACGCCTCCTCCCGGCTACGAGGAGCGGGTGGAACTCTTCCGGAGCTACCTCACCAGGGACGGCAACCGTTTCTGGGGATATCCGGTGAAGCTTCCGGTGAACTTCCACAGCCACAACGCCTATCGGGGCCTGCCGGACTCCTCAGCCCCTGGAAACGCCGACGCTTCCAGCGCCTACAGTTGGCTTCTCCTTTCGAAGACGGGGGTCAACTGGTGCAACGACTATCCGGGCAAACCCGGCTACGAGGGGCGGAGCGGCCTTCCCGTGCGCTATCTCGAGGACAAGGAATTCCGCCGGGAGACGAACGCCCGGGCGCTGCTCAAGACGCTTCAGTTCCTCTACTACGTGCAGACCGAACTGGGGATGCCCTGGTCGGTGGCGGACGACGAGTTCGACAGCCCCGCCAATCTGGAGATCGTGAGGGGCATCGTTCCAGAGGCATACGCACCCCTCGTGCGCCGTTTCCCGCCCATGCCCTACGTGCGGGAAAGCCGGCGCCTCGTTGGCCTGGAGACCCTCACCTCGGCGGAGCTGCGGCGGAACTCCGAGAGTTACTTGGCGGGCGGACCGGGCTTCGAGCAGCCCACTTCCCTCGCGGTGGGAAGATATATTCTGGATCTGCACGGCTCCAGCGAGACCGAGGCGCTGGAGGCGCGCTTCGGGGAGACCGCCGAGTCCACGGTGGAAAACAAACCCCGGGGTCCCTTCCAGGTACCCTTCGAAATCTTCATTCCCGAAAAAGTGGACGGCCTCGTGGCGGCGGAGAAAAACCTCTCCATGACCCGCCTCACCTCCGGGGCGCTGCGTCTGCAACCCATCTGCATGTTCACGGGACAGGCCGCGGGAGCCATCGCCGCCGCGGCGGTGCGCGGCGGCATCCCTCCCCGGGACGTGAACCCCCTTCTCGTGCAGCGAAGCCTTCTCGAAGCGGGAAGCGTCCTCGCCCTGCTCCGCTATAGCGACGTGCCCAGAAGCCACCCCTACTGGGCGGCGGTGCAGCTGGCCACCATCCGGGAACTGCTGGAGCCCCGGGCGTATCCCACGGCACCGGCACCGCGCCTGGACGATCTGAACACCCTTCTCGCAACGGCGAAAAAAGGGCGCCTCCAGGGCATTTTCGGCGTGGACGAGCCGATTGCCCCCGCCGAGGCGATCCGCCTGCTTGCCCGCGTCGCGGCCCTCGGCGAGCGCGCTCCCCAGCCGTTCCGCCCCGTCACGTCGTCGCGCTTCGTCACCCGGGGCGAGTTCGCCTGCGCCCTGGCGGAACTCTTCGATCTCTCCGCCGACACGCCGGAGGTGCCGACGCCGCTCTACGGCGACGTTCCTTCGGGAAGCCGCCTCGATAGGGCGCTTCGCGGACTGGACGCGCTGGGAGCGCTCGCCGGCGTGGAGGGCGGCACCGCCTTCCGCCCCGAAATGCCGCTCTCCCGGGGGCTCGCGGTGGATCTGGTCTACCGGGTACTCGGCGCGGAGGCGCTCTGGTACGAAAACGAACGGAACGAAGGGCCGGAGCGATGA
- a CDS encoding pyrimidine/purine nucleoside phosphorylase: MIEKFEGVTVLTKANVYFDGKVQSRTVLFADGSKKTLGVILPGEYEFGTADRELMEMTAGVASVVLPGREDWQSYGPGQFFGIPANSKFKYRCDEPTEYVCTYFKD, encoded by the coding sequence ATGATCGAGAAGTTTGAAGGAGTAACGGTCCTGACCAAGGCAAACGTCTATTTCGACGGCAAGGTGCAGAGCCGCACCGTTCTCTTTGCCGACGGAAGCAAGAAGACCCTGGGCGTCATTCTGCCCGGGGAGTACGAGTTCGGCACGGCGGACCGGGAACTGATGGAGATGACCGCCGGAGTCGCCTCGGTGGTGCTGCCCGGCCGGGAGGACTGGCAGTCCTACGGTCCGGGTCAGTTCTTCGGCATTCCCGCGAACAGCAAGTTCAAGTACCGCTGCGACGAACCCACGGAATACGTCTGCACCTACTTCAAGGACTGA
- a CDS encoding serine/threonine-protein kinase: MNGGRHREGAPAVTRTSAARGHRDEPVSRQISVRPARERAEELCPFCLQERTSASGPCPACGEGGEIRRTSPLHLPPGTILLDKYLVGKVLGHGGFSITYLALDLSLDVRCCLKEYFPANLVTRNAGQTLSVEVFREERGSGGDPREIYNEGLRRFLDEAQILARFENHPGIVSVRDFFEANGTAYMVTSFFEGITFKQYLEQRGGSISFDATLKILMPVLDSLREVHRAGLLHRDVSPENIYITASGQVKLLDFGAARSLAGEGHSLSVVVKPGYAPEEQYRTRGHQGPWTDVYGAAATFYRALTGKVPQEALERLSGDDLRAPSALGAELPEKAELALIKALAVRAEDRFQNIEAFQKALLAAQGAPTKRQALRLRKRRLAIGAGAALFLLLLGFGGWYHWANQPEQLFRRGERLTASGKYAQALALLQKAQDREGGAPWGTLHLLMGHCLLELQRPAEAEEALSRAVLRDPLSRQAWQLLGDARVALDRLAEARSAYARAASLPPQDGPSWLRVGDLARRLHQDDEAAGAYERAVAVDPNLVEGWIALGDLAASRNRPAEAERAFGRATTLAPERHDLWKALGEARRSLNDLSGAADAFAEAAARAGSDPAEALFLGTALLELDRPREATEILNAGLAKTPHDPALLVSAAEASRRLGDIAAAETHLRNAVAADGASADAWKALGLLLLDANRPDQALSALERAASLRPDDVSLRKHLGIALARTGRSSEAEETLLRAAAAAPDDGEILLALGDVRLGADSPRDALAAYLDAARKDERLAAKALVGQGKALLALGRTNEAAGAFFAATDRDATSVPAWLGLAEASLRREQYRLAVDALRRALILDPNNETAWRRLGQAYFSWGQYDGAIEVYNRILSNVSGDEAAELEHFNLAKAYIQIGDISSASRILDLLEERSSTYSGELRRLLEGRRPSQ; the protein is encoded by the coding sequence GTGAACGGAGGCAGACATCGAGAGGGCGCACCGGCGGTGACCCGCACCTCCGCCGCCCGGGGGCACCGGGACGAACCGGTCTCTCGCCAGATCAGCGTGCGCCCCGCCCGGGAACGCGCCGAGGAGCTGTGCCCCTTCTGCCTCCAGGAGCGCACCTCCGCATCCGGCCCCTGCCCCGCCTGCGGCGAGGGCGGCGAAATCCGACGCACCAGCCCGCTGCACCTGCCCCCGGGGACGATCCTCCTCGACAAATATCTCGTGGGAAAGGTCCTCGGACACGGCGGTTTCAGCATCACCTACCTCGCCCTCGACCTCTCCCTGGACGTGCGCTGCTGCCTCAAGGAGTATTTCCCCGCCAACCTCGTGACCCGCAACGCCGGACAGACCCTCTCGGTGGAGGTCTTCCGGGAGGAACGCGGCTCCGGAGGCGACCCGAGGGAGATCTACAACGAGGGGCTGCGCCGCTTTCTCGACGAGGCTCAGATCCTCGCACGCTTCGAGAACCACCCGGGTATCGTCTCCGTGCGGGATTTCTTCGAGGCCAACGGAACGGCCTACATGGTGACGAGCTTCTTCGAGGGAATCACCTTCAAACAGTACCTGGAGCAGCGGGGCGGCTCCATCTCCTTCGACGCGACCCTCAAGATTCTCATGCCCGTGCTGGACTCCCTCCGGGAGGTGCACCGCGCCGGATTGCTCCATCGGGACGTGAGCCCCGAGAACATCTACATCACCGCCTCGGGGCAGGTGAAACTTCTCGATTTCGGCGCCGCCCGCTCCCTCGCCGGGGAGGGGCACAGCCTCTCCGTGGTGGTGAAGCCCGGCTACGCGCCGGAGGAACAGTACCGCACCCGGGGACATCAGGGACCCTGGACGGACGTGTACGGCGCGGCGGCGACCTTCTACCGCGCTCTCACGGGAAAAGTTCCCCAGGAGGCGCTGGAACGCCTCTCCGGGGACGACCTGCGCGCCCCCTCGGCACTCGGGGCGGAACTCCCCGAAAAGGCGGAACTCGCCCTCATAAAGGCCCTGGCCGTGAGAGCGGAGGACCGTTTCCAGAACATCGAGGCATTCCAAAAGGCCCTCCTCGCCGCTCAGGGCGCACCAACGAAACGACAGGCGCTCCGACTGCGCAAACGTCGTCTCGCCATCGGCGCTGGAGCGGCGCTCTTTCTGCTCCTTTTGGGCTTCGGAGGCTGGTACCACTGGGCGAATCAGCCGGAACAGCTCTTCCGCCGGGGCGAGCGTCTCACCGCCTCCGGAAAGTACGCCCAGGCACTGGCGCTTCTCCAAAAAGCCCAGGACCGGGAGGGAGGGGCTCCCTGGGGAACGCTCCATCTCCTCATGGGACACTGCCTCCTCGAACTGCAGCGCCCTGCCGAGGCGGAGGAAGCCCTGTCCCGGGCAGTGCTTCGAGACCCCCTCTCCCGCCAGGCCTGGCAGCTCCTCGGTGATGCCCGCGTAGCTCTGGACCGCCTTGCCGAGGCGCGCAGCGCCTATGCCCGCGCCGCCTCGCTCCCTCCCCAGGACGGCCCCTCCTGGCTTCGGGTGGGCGATCTCGCCCGACGCCTGCACCAGGACGACGAGGCCGCCGGAGCCTACGAGCGCGCTGTCGCCGTTGATCCCAACCTCGTCGAGGGCTGGATCGCCCTGGGAGATCTCGCGGCCTCCCGCAATCGCCCCGCCGAGGCGGAGCGCGCCTTTGGCCGTGCAACGACCCTCGCGCCGGAGCGACACGACCTCTGGAAAGCCCTCGGAGAGGCGCGCCGCAGCCTGAACGACCTTTCCGGCGCCGCCGACGCCTTCGCCGAAGCAGCGGCACGGGCCGGAAGCGACCCCGCCGAAGCCCTGTTTCTCGGCACAGCCCTGCTGGAATTGGACCGCCCCCGGGAGGCAACAGAGATTCTCAACGCGGGCCTCGCAAAGACGCCGCACGACCCGGCCCTGCTCGTTTCCGCCGCGGAAGCGTCCCGGCGCCTCGGCGACATCGCCGCGGCGGAAACGCACCTGCGAAACGCCGTGGCCGCCGACGGCGCCTCCGCCGACGCGTGGAAAGCCCTGGGACTCCTCCTTCTCGATGCGAACAGGCCCGACCAGGCCCTCTCCGCTCTGGAGCGGGCCGCCTCGCTCCGCCCCGACGACGTGTCTTTGCGCAAACATCTCGGCATCGCCCTCGCTCGGACGGGACGCTCCTCCGAGGCGGAGGAGACGCTCCTCCGCGCCGCCGCCGCCGCTCCCGACGACGGAGAGATTCTCCTCGCCCTCGGCGATGTCCGCCTCGGGGCAGACTCCCCGCGGGACGCCCTCGCCGCCTATCTCGACGCGGCCCGAAAGGACGAACGCCTCGCGGCGAAAGCCCTCGTCGGCCAGGGCAAAGCCCTTCTCGCTCTGGGACGCACCAACGAGGCCGCGGGAGCCTTCTTCGCCGCCACGGACCGCGACGCGACCTCCGTTCCCGCCTGGCTCGGCCTTGCGGAAGCCTCCCTCCGGCGCGAGCAGTACCGCCTCGCCGTGGATGCCCTCCGCCGCGCCCTCATCCTGGACCCGAACAACGAAACGGCCTGGCGCAGACTCGGCCAGGCCTACTTCAGCTGGGGACAGTACGACGGCGCCATCGAAGTCTACAACCGCATCCTCTCCAACGTCTCCGGCGACGAGGCCGCCGAGCTGGAGCACTTCAACCTCGCCAAGGCCTACATCCAGATCGGCGACATCTCCTCCGCCTCGCGCATCCTCGACCTGCTGGAGGAACGCTCCTCCACCTACTCGGGCGAACTCCGCCGCCTCCTCGAAGGACGCCGCCCGTCGCAGTAG
- a CDS encoding TRAP transporter small permease subunit, producing MNMDRFGKLVSLLLLPLILEIVYSSLKGYFLNETPIWSFEISLFLYGTFFMLGAAYCHKEKKHVAVDVINHYLPPRWRRIQGIFAEGVVLFVVLVLLWVSIPAAYRSTLMRERSTHQTPFNPEVWWYRWIIPLSCALLSWQSFKDMLALIFPKLGKVAGAKPE from the coding sequence ATGAACATGGATCGGTTTGGTAAGCTTGTCTCACTTTTGCTGTTGCCGCTCATTTTGGAGATCGTCTACAGCTCCCTGAAGGGGTATTTCCTCAACGAGACCCCCATCTGGAGTTTCGAGATCTCCCTCTTCCTCTACGGGACCTTTTTCATGCTGGGCGCCGCCTACTGCCACAAGGAGAAAAAGCACGTCGCCGTGGACGTGATCAATCATTATCTGCCTCCACGATGGCGCCGCATTCAGGGGATCTTCGCCGAGGGCGTGGTGCTCTTCGTGGTGCTGGTGCTCCTCTGGGTGAGCATTCCCGCCGCCTACCGCTCCACTCTCATGCGGGAGCGCTCCACCCACCAGACCCCCTTCAACCCAGAGGTGTGGTGGTACCGCTGGATCATTCCCCTGTCCTGCGCCCTCCTGTCCTGGCAGTCCTTCAAGGACATGCTCGCCCTCATCTTCCCGAAGCTCGGGAAAGTCGCGGGCGCGAAGCCCGAGTGA
- a CDS encoding DMT family transporter codes for MKSTTRTLLADVGLASVALFWGIGFVVMKDALVFFPPFFLLAVRFFLAGGLLALIFAKSLRGTTLKDLKIAAGVGLLLFLGFATQTVGLQYTTAGKQAFLTASYVVLVPFAAWALRRRIPEWNAFAASFLCLVGTALLTLQESFSISLGDGLTLACAVFYSLHIVSLEAFAPRMDAYRLATLQLLFVSCYAALCVPFFETIPDLTQLGGGAWWSMAYLVLFCTTGAFLIQTVAQKFTPSTHASIFLSLESVFGAAAGILLMGDVFTSPMVMGCVLILAAVFLTEMRPELLLARFRKAFSEGRP; via the coding sequence ATGAAAAGTACAACCCGGACGCTGCTCGCCGATGTGGGGCTCGCCTCGGTGGCACTTTTTTGGGGCATCGGTTTCGTCGTGATGAAGGATGCCCTCGTGTTTTTTCCTCCCTTTTTCCTTCTCGCGGTGCGGTTTTTTCTCGCGGGAGGCCTGTTGGCTCTGATTTTTGCGAAGTCCCTGCGGGGCACGACCCTGAAGGATCTCAAAATCGCCGCGGGTGTGGGGCTGTTGCTTTTTCTCGGCTTCGCCACCCAAACCGTGGGGCTCCAGTACACCACGGCGGGAAAACAGGCCTTTCTCACCGCCAGTTATGTGGTGCTCGTTCCCTTCGCCGCTTGGGCACTGCGACGAAGAATTCCGGAATGGAACGCCTTTGCCGCCTCCTTTCTCTGTCTCGTGGGAACGGCCCTGCTCACTCTGCAGGAGAGCTTTTCCATCTCCCTCGGCGACGGGCTCACTCTTGCCTGCGCCGTGTTCTATTCCCTGCACATCGTCTCCCTGGAGGCCTTCGCGCCCCGCATGGACGCGTATCGCCTGGCCACGTTGCAACTTCTCTTCGTCTCCTGTTACGCCGCACTCTGCGTTCCTTTCTTCGAAACGATTCCGGACCTCACGCAGCTCGGAGGAGGGGCGTGGTGGAGCATGGCCTATCTCGTGCTCTTCTGCACCACCGGAGCCTTTCTCATCCAGACGGTCGCGCAGAAATTCACGCCCTCCACGCACGCGTCCATTTTCCTGAGCCTCGAATCGGTGTTCGGGGCCGCCGCGGGAATCCTGCTCATGGGAGATGTCTTCACCTCCCCCATGGTGATGGGGTGTGTCCTCATTCTGGCGGCGGTTTTCCTTACGGAGATGCGGCCGGAACTCCTTCTCGCCCGCTTTCGCAAGGCGTTTTCCGAAGGGCGTCCCTGA
- a CDS encoding TRAP transporter large permease, with protein sequence MAREFYPLLMFASLFLLLAFGVPIAFSLAAVAIVFAYFLWGAGALNLVVSAAWGSMNNFVIIAVPLFIYMAYILQKTNVVEDLYKAFYKWSGGLRGGLAVATVLVGAILGAVSGVVAAGVIGLGLIGLPQMLKHGYNRNMSLGCVMSAGTLGQLIPPSTNMVLYGCVTGVSIGGLFAGGLSAGVLLAVLYIGYVLIRGLLDPSFAPALPPDERATTREKLAALRNVLLPGLLIVIVLGSILMGMATPTEAAAFGAFGAMIIAFFKKRLTWEIVYSSCFETISVSAMVGWMMIGASAFGSVFSGLGGNTLVANLAMSMPGGPNMVFVVAAIFIFFLGMFLEPGAIIFLAVPILAPILSRLGFDPLWVGLAFNVLLQCAYMSPPFGFSLFYLQGVAPEGVSIVDIYRASVPFLALQILCIILIFLFPSIVLWLPRLVFGL encoded by the coding sequence ATGGCCCGTGAATTCTATCCGCTTCTGATGTTCGCATCGCTCTTCCTTCTCCTCGCCTTCGGCGTGCCCATCGCCTTTTCCCTCGCGGCGGTGGCCATCGTCTTCGCCTATTTCCTCTGGGGTGCGGGAGCCCTCAATCTGGTGGTCTCCGCGGCGTGGGGCTCCATGAACAACTTCGTGATCATCGCCGTGCCGCTCTTCATCTACATGGCCTATATCCTCCAGAAGACCAACGTGGTGGAGGACCTGTACAAAGCCTTCTACAAGTGGTCCGGCGGTCTTCGGGGAGGGCTCGCCGTCGCCACCGTGCTGGTGGGGGCCATCCTCGGCGCCGTTTCCGGCGTCGTCGCCGCGGGGGTTATCGGCCTCGGACTGATCGGCCTTCCCCAGATGCTCAAGCACGGCTACAACCGCAACATGTCCCTGGGGTGCGTCATGAGCGCGGGAACCCTGGGGCAGCTCATTCCTCCCAGCACGAACATGGTGCTCTACGGATGCGTCACCGGTGTCTCCATCGGGGGACTCTTCGCGGGGGGACTTTCCGCGGGAGTGCTCCTCGCCGTTCTCTACATCGGGTATGTGCTCATCCGGGGGCTCCTCGATCCCTCCTTCGCCCCCGCGCTGCCGCCGGACGAGCGGGCCACGACGAGGGAGAAGCTGGCCGCCCTGCGGAACGTGCTTCTGCCGGGACTGCTCATCGTCATCGTCCTCGGCTCCATCCTGATGGGAATGGCCACGCCCACCGAGGCCGCCGCCTTCGGCGCCTTCGGGGCCATGATCATCGCCTTCTTCAAGAAGCGGCTCACCTGGGAGATCGTCTACTCCTCCTGTTTCGAGACCATCTCCGTGTCCGCCATGGTGGGATGGATGATGATCGGCGCCTCCGCCTTCGGCTCGGTCTTCTCCGGCCTTGGAGGAAACACCCTCGTGGCGAACCTCGCCATGTCCATGCCGGGAGGGCCGAACATGGTCTTCGTCGTGGCTGCGATCTTCATCTTCTTCCTCGGCATGTTCCTGGAGCCCGGGGCCATCATCTTTCTTGCGGTGCCCATCCTGGCGCCCATCCTCTCCAGGCTCGGCTTCGATCCCCTCTGGGTGGGGCTCGCCTTCAACGTACTGCTTCAGTGCGCCTACATGTCGCCCCCCTTCGGCTTCAGCCTCTTCTATCTCCAGGGAGTCGCCCCCGAGGGCGTTTCCATCGTGGACATCTACCGGGCGAGCGTGCCCTTTCTGGCGCTTCAGATTCTCTGCATCATCCTGATCTTTCTCTTTCCGTCCATCGTCCTCTGGCTCCCCAGGCTCGTCTTTGGGCTTTGA
- the dctP gene encoding TRAP transporter substrate-binding protein DctP: MRKMFALALVFLFILVGAQAALAAKVTWRLVTHAMPGTEQQKLAEDFCETVKTLSGGEFVIEPYAAGVLFPVFESFDAVANGIVDAAMVYSAYWTGKDPAFILTTRPGCPISTFAEGVYLDEKLFPFFEKIYAKYGIKYLGHIMESVMPEQLMSVVPLKSIEDIKGKKIRSSGFGAKFYKELGASTVSLSAPEIYTAFQTKNIHAAEWTYWDENMRMGFQEVATFVLDPAYHTGVNENFPLVVNPAKWDALPQNFKDILLVARDKARFQASLIYVAEIKAREKWKSNPNIEVASWSAEDAKKAREVGTKLLLAECEAIPEGKEYLEVYRNVLWELGYKDEAKNLGYAE; encoded by the coding sequence ATGAGAAAAATGTTTGCCCTTGCTCTGGTGTTTCTGTTCATCCTCGTCGGAGCCCAGGCGGCTCTGGCGGCGAAGGTGACCTGGAGACTCGTCACCCATGCCATGCCCGGAACGGAACAGCAGAAACTCGCCGAGGACTTCTGCGAGACCGTGAAGACCCTTTCCGGCGGTGAGTTCGTCATCGAGCCCTATGCGGCGGGCGTGCTCTTCCCCGTGTTCGAGTCCTTCGACGCCGTCGCCAACGGCATCGTCGATGCCGCCATGGTCTACAGCGCCTACTGGACGGGAAAGGACCCCGCGTTCATCCTCACCACCCGACCGGGCTGCCCCATCAGCACCTTCGCCGAAGGGGTCTATCTTGACGAGAAACTCTTCCCCTTCTTCGAAAAGATCTACGCGAAGTACGGCATCAAGTATCTGGGGCACATCATGGAGAGCGTCATGCCCGAGCAGCTTATGTCCGTGGTTCCCCTCAAGTCCATCGAGGACATCAAGGGAAAGAAGATCCGCTCCTCCGGCTTCGGCGCAAAGTTCTACAAAGAACTCGGTGCCTCCACGGTGTCCCTCTCCGCTCCGGAAATTTACACGGCCTTTCAGACCAAGAACATCCACGCCGCGGAGTGGACCTACTGGGATGAGAACATGCGCATGGGCTTCCAGGAAGTCGCCACCTTCGTCCTCGACCCCGCCTACCATACCGGCGTGAACGAGAACTTCCCCCTCGTGGTGAACCCCGCCAAGTGGGATGCCCTTCCCCAGAACTTCAAGGACATTCTCCTCGTCGCCCGCGACAAGGCCCGCTTCCAGGCCAGCCTGATTTACGTGGCGGAGATCAAGGCCCGGGAGAAGTGGAAATCCAATCCGAACATCGAAGTCGCAAGCTGGAGTGCTGAAGACGCGAAGAAGGCCCGCGAAGTGGGCACGAAGCTCCTTCTCGCCGAGTGCGAGGCCATCCCCGAGGGCAAGGAATACCTTGAGGTCTACCGGAACGTCCTCTGGGAACTCGGCTACAAGGACGAGGCGAAGAACCTCGGCTACGCCGAGTAG